The Anaerohalosphaeraceae bacterium genome includes a window with the following:
- a CDS encoding 2-oxo acid dehydrogenase subunit E2 has product MDLKTPENTENQYCRRRPLTRIQKLIGRTMLEAKQTKAFGYYSVWADVTDMVAMRKEYSRQTGIRLTTNDLVLTAMVRAAAVFPQVCAKPNLQAGLWEVPEKIGLGFAVAAPQGLVVPVIQDAGRLTLAEMAEASDALLRRARANRLTPDDFDGATLVLSGLGMYGIEWFYAIAPPSANGILSIGYIADDVVPLEGKPVIRKLLNVSLAIDQCAADEITAAAFLRKIADLLEAPWTLTDKPTLPISSSD; this is encoded by the coding sequence ATGGACCTGAAAACACCAGAGAACACAGAAAACCAATACTGTCGGCGGCGGCCCCTGACACGAATCCAGAAACTCATCGGCCGAACGATGCTGGAGGCCAAGCAGACCAAGGCCTTCGGATATTATTCGGTCTGGGCGGATGTGACGGATATGGTAGCCATGCGCAAGGAATACAGCCGGCAGACCGGCATTCGCCTGACTACCAACGACCTCGTTTTGACGGCTATGGTCCGCGCTGCTGCCGTGTTTCCGCAAGTCTGCGCCAAACCAAACCTCCAGGCGGGGCTCTGGGAGGTTCCGGAAAAAATCGGTCTGGGATTTGCCGTCGCCGCCCCGCAGGGGCTGGTGGTACCGGTGATTCAGGATGCCGGACGCCTGACACTGGCGGAGATGGCGGAGGCCTCTGATGCCCTGCTTCGACGGGCGAGGGCGAATCGGCTTACCCCGGACGATTTTGACGGAGCAACCCTGGTTTTGAGCGGCCTGGGAATGTACGGTATTGAATGGTTTTATGCCATTGCGCCGCCTTCGGCCAACGGGATTCTGTCCATCGGATACATCGCCGATGACGTTGTGCCGCTTGAGGGAAAGCCGGTGATTCGAAAACTGCTGAATGTGTCTCTGGCCATTGACCAGTGTGCAGCTGATGAGATTACCGCTGCGGCCTTTCTTCGGAAAATCGCCGACCTTCTGGAAGCTCCGTGGACACTGACGGACAAGCCCACCCTGCCGATTTCTTCCAGCGACTGA
- a CDS encoding PilZ domain-containing protein translates to MDGTLVEQRKEVRTELSWPVSVWLPGANRFFNGRSVNVSKGGAYLTIPLTAPVRPGQEVELNFPRTAHLAHQKGQYARIKTGKVVRVDRTRMMSEGVLGLAVQFLQEQE, encoded by the coding sequence GCACACTGGTCGAACAGCGTAAGGAAGTGCGAACGGAATTGAGTTGGCCGGTAAGCGTCTGGCTGCCTGGCGCCAACCGCTTTTTCAACGGGCGAAGCGTAAATGTCAGCAAAGGCGGGGCCTATTTGACCATTCCTCTGACAGCTCCGGTCCGCCCGGGACAAGAGGTCGAATTAAACTTCCCGCGAACAGCCCATCTGGCTCATCAGAAAGGGCAGTATGCCCGCATCAAAACCGGCAAGGTGGTTCGGGTGGATCGCACCCGAATGATGAGTGAAGGCGTGCTGGGACTGGCGGTTCAATTCCTGCAGGAGCAGGAGTAA